One Helicoverpa zea isolate HzStark_Cry1AcR chromosome 11, ilHelZeax1.1, whole genome shotgun sequence genomic window carries:
- the LOC124634576 gene encoding uncharacterized protein LOC124634576 yields the protein MSQLSEILSVQRSLEENFTRKMDELGAQIQAAGPAKDTVAKIAEEFRAFRELIYSVLGLLRKQIAECLLHIDGLEMRHRRKALIFQGVPEADTEDCTATILSILNGKLGLKDIAVPSIKLAHRLGSPGKDHPRPILVRFSGLDVKTAVWKAKTGLKGTKISVKEFLTKTRQSIFTKARQHFGMRSCWSQDGVIVVRTSDGTRHRISSLEELIPLLEKYPVKSNASSTD from the coding sequence ATGTCACAGCTTTCGGAGATATTATCTGTTCAAAGGAGTCTTGAGGAGAACTTCACCCGGAAGATGGATGAACTTGGTGCACAAATTCAGGCTGCAGGACCCGCTAAAGATACTGTGGCTAAGATTGCAGAGGAGTTCCGGGCATTTAGAGAGCTCATCTACAGTGTCCTTGGATTGCTCAGGAAACAAATTGCCGAGTGTCTTCTGCATATTGATGGCCTGGAGATGAGGCACCGAAGGAAGGCTCTAATTTTCCAAGGAGTTCCTGAAGCAGACACTGAGGACTGTACTGCCACAATATTGAGCATACTCAATGGTAAATTGGGTCTCAAAGACATTGCAGTTCCAAGTATAAAATTGGCACATCGGCTCGGCAGTCCCGGTAAGGATCATCCAAGGCCAATCCTTGTGAGGTTTTCTGGATTAGATGTCAAGACAGCAGTATGGAAGGCGAAGACTGGCTTGAAGGGGACCAAAATCTCAGTGAAGGAGTTCTTGACTAAGACCAGGCAGTCCATCTTCACCAAGGCCAGGCAGCACTTCGGTATGCGATCATGTTGGTCGCAGGACGGTGTGATTGTCGTCAGGACTTCAGATGGGACCCGGCATAGGATTTCTTCATTGGAAGAACTGATACCGCTTCTGGAGAAGTACCCGGTGAAGTCTAATGCATCCTCGACTGATTGA